A DNA window from Niabella yanshanensis contains the following coding sequences:
- a CDS encoding DoxX family membrane protein translates to MAAKSVSVPTLFLRIALSITMLSAVADRFGLWGINAAWGNWDNFEKYTAQLTFFLPLMLSKYAAYAATFLEIALPVLLILGYCLKIAANLTGVLLFIFALSMSISLGVKAPLDYSVWVGSAAAFLLAAQSNPAKQEAFISGTAEVPVEKPGNVIREAEHTAGH, encoded by the coding sequence ATGGCAGCTAAATCGGTATCAGTTCCAACATTATTCTTAAGAATAGCACTTTCCATAACCATGCTCTCGGCAGTAGCCGACCGGTTCGGCTTATGGGGAATCAATGCTGCCTGGGGTAACTGGGACAACTTTGAAAAATATACCGCACAATTAACCTTTTTTCTTCCCCTCATGCTCAGTAAATACGCGGCTTATGCAGCTACGTTTTTAGAAATAGCGCTCCCGGTCCTGTTGATTTTGGGTTACTGTCTAAAAATTGCAGCGAATTTGACCGGCGTTCTTCTGTTCATTTTCGCTCTTTCTATGAGTATATCACTAGGTGTAAAAGCACCTTTAGACTATTCCGTATGGGTAGGTAGCGCGGCTGCTTTCCTGTTGGCTGCTCAAAGTAATCCGGCAAAGCAGGAAGCTTTCATTTCAGGTACTGCGGAAGTCCCTGTTGAAAAGCCGGGGAATGTGATCCGGGAAGCCGAACATACAGCCGGGCATTAG
- a CDS encoding T9SS C-terminal target domain-containing protein, which translates to MILDLTRTSKYVVNTIAIVLLLFIASRSHAQHPVIRVDLDESSRKMREVNENGYTSWQVVPGISDTKIIHGIKITVSKIGTDNSNLGTEWYKVGMQTPYFARLVSDGLTLKSTDPAAAIELRISGLPAGTHHLLTYHNLPLSATGQDFSEIGIFEEGALLAQVQPSVRALKTRDAAKAYISFQAAMGKDVVLHFKAMNTGANIIRDIIINGLEINTPDPSKQANASFPLNADEHVEINGSQLNLRWQGATGAKQHDIYFGKDSAAVANASIRSPLYKGRHTDSVYTAGNIYSGDTYYWRVDEVAPAGITKGNVWYFRPAQLAFPGAEGYGRYARGGRGGKVVHVTNLNDDNVPGSLRYAVENEKGPRTIVFDVSGIITLKERLILNDPYVTVAGQTAPGKGICIKGAPFGSTGNDCIVRNLRVRLGAGRTFDGMGLTGANYSIMDHCSISWTIDEAFSSRGALNITLQRTLISEALNAAGHNKYEAGKQHGFAGTISGSVGSYHHNLLAHCAGRNWSLGGALDGDAYYAGYMDITNNVVYNWKHRTTDGGTKEVNFVNNYYKPGPSSAKFYAFTLDHEGVGKGTQRCYFTGNVMPGYFDETNQEKGRNETWSKRETVKYASFVDKPFFPSFVTTQRAYSAYKNVLSDVGCAQPALDDHDQRIIKETMDSSFTYRGSKTGFAGLIDHQDDAGGWENYPQLSRGSNWDTDGDGLPDWWEQIFKLNTRSSKGDFSDARQDKDRDGYTQLDDYLNWMALPHYETTGGEVVVDLASLTRGFTNQPVYKINSAANGKAELTAGKVAFYPAAAGLASFEFTVMDGDGDTMTRKVNILKASQQHLR; encoded by the coding sequence ATGATTTTGGATCTTACCCGAACCAGCAAATATGTTGTAAATACAATAGCTATAGTGTTGCTATTATTTATCGCCAGTCGTTCCCATGCCCAGCATCCGGTCATCAGGGTAGACCTTGATGAGTCTTCGAGGAAAATGCGGGAAGTAAATGAAAATGGATACACATCCTGGCAGGTGGTTCCTGGTATATCAGATACAAAAATTATACATGGTATAAAGATTACCGTCTCAAAAATAGGGACTGACAATAGTAATCTGGGTACCGAATGGTATAAGGTTGGTATGCAAACTCCTTATTTCGCACGCCTGGTTTCAGATGGCTTAACACTGAAAAGTACAGACCCTGCTGCGGCTATAGAGTTGCGCATTTCAGGTCTTCCCGCAGGAACCCATCATTTGCTTACCTATCATAATTTGCCTTTAAGCGCAACAGGACAGGATTTTAGCGAGATCGGTATTTTTGAAGAAGGCGCTTTACTGGCGCAGGTTCAGCCATCCGTAAGAGCTTTGAAAACCAGAGATGCAGCTAAGGCCTATATCAGCTTTCAGGCTGCTATGGGGAAAGATGTAGTATTGCATTTTAAGGCAATGAACACCGGTGCCAATATCATAAGAGACATCATCATCAATGGCCTGGAGATCAATACACCTGATCCTTCTAAGCAGGCAAACGCTTCTTTTCCGCTAAATGCTGATGAACATGTGGAAATCAACGGCTCTCAACTAAATCTGCGCTGGCAGGGTGCAACGGGTGCAAAGCAACATGATATCTATTTTGGAAAGGATTCTGCTGCTGTAGCCAATGCATCCATTCGATCCCCTTTGTATAAAGGGCGGCACACCGATTCAGTTTATACTGCGGGCAATATTTACAGCGGCGATACCTACTACTGGCGTGTTGACGAGGTAGCGCCCGCGGGTATCACCAAAGGTAATGTGTGGTACTTCAGGCCCGCGCAACTGGCATTTCCCGGCGCAGAAGGGTATGGCAGATATGCCAGGGGAGGAAGAGGAGGCAAAGTGGTACATGTAACCAATCTGAATGATGATAATGTACCCGGCAGCCTGCGGTATGCCGTAGAAAATGAAAAAGGGCCGAGAACGATCGTATTTGATGTGTCTGGTATCATTACATTGAAAGAACGCCTGATCCTTAATGATCCTTATGTAACGGTAGCGGGACAAACAGCGCCCGGTAAAGGTATATGCATTAAGGGTGCACCTTTTGGATCAACGGGGAATGATTGCATTGTGAGAAACCTGCGTGTACGATTAGGCGCCGGCCGCACTTTTGATGGTATGGGATTGACAGGGGCTAATTATTCTATCATGGATCATTGTTCTATCAGCTGGACGATTGATGAAGCCTTCAGTTCGCGGGGCGCTCTTAATATTACACTGCAGCGCACCCTGATATCTGAAGCCTTGAATGCAGCCGGCCATAATAAATATGAAGCAGGGAAACAACATGGTTTTGCCGGTACCATATCAGGTTCTGTGGGTAGTTACCATCACAACCTGCTGGCGCATTGTGCCGGGCGGAACTGGAGCCTCGGCGGTGCCCTGGATGGAGATGCTTATTATGCGGGCTATATGGATATTACTAACAATGTGGTGTATAACTGGAAACACAGAACCACTGACGGGGGAACAAAAGAAGTAAATTTTGTTAATAATTACTATAAGCCCGGACCTTCATCCGCTAAGTTTTATGCTTTTACATTAGATCATGAAGGGGTGGGTAAGGGAACACAACGTTGTTATTTTACAGGTAATGTAATGCCCGGGTATTTTGATGAAACCAACCAGGAAAAGGGCCGCAATGAAACCTGGAGCAAACGGGAAACGGTAAAATACGCCAGCTTTGTTGATAAGCCCTTCTTTCCTTCTTTTGTTACTACACAGCGAGCTTACAGCGCCTATAAAAATGTACTCTCTGATGTAGGATGTGCCCAGCCGGCTTTAGATGACCATGATCAGAGAATCATAAAAGAAACCATGGATAGTTCGTTTACCTACAGAGGAAGTAAGACCGGCTTTGCGGGTTTAATTGATCACCAGGATGATGCGGGTGGATGGGAAAATTACCCGCAGCTGAGCCGGGGCAGCAATTGGGATACGGATGGTGATGGTTTGCCCGATTGGTGGGAACAGATCTTTAAGCTGAATACCCGCTCGTCTAAAGGTGACTTTTCAGATGCCCGACAAGATAAAGACCGGGATGGTTACACCCAGCTGGACGACTATTTAAATTGGATGGCATTACCTCATTATGAAACTACGGGAGGGGAAGTAGTCGTTGACCTGGCTTCGCTTACCCGGGGCTTCACCAATCAACCGGTGTACAAAATAAACTCAGCAGCAAATGGTAAAGCTGAGTTAACAGCGGGTAAAGTAGCATTTTACCCGGCTGCGGCAGGATTAGCTTCATTTGAGTTTACGGTTATGGATGGAGACGGAGACACGATGACCAGGAAGGTTAATATTTTAAAAGCAAGCCAGCAGCACCTGCGTTAA
- a CDS encoding glutathione peroxidase: MRTKMPLAIIILVLSVACGFIYYLRSNGNVKENAGLRSGSIHSFKVAALNGTIIDFAAFKGKKIIVVNTASKCGLTPQYEGLESLFKKYGDRLVIVGFPSNDFLFQEPGTNTDIAEFCQRNYGVSFPMAAKVEVKGKNQAPVYQWLTNRNLNGVESSAVTWNFQKYLLDEDGKLVQHFAPKTDPEDPEIIKWIESED; the protein is encoded by the coding sequence ATGCGTACTAAAATGCCCCTCGCCATTATTATTCTGGTACTGTCTGTTGCCTGTGGTTTTATATATTACCTGAGATCTAACGGTAATGTGAAAGAAAACGCGGGGTTAAGATCCGGTTCCATTCATAGCTTTAAAGTTGCCGCTTTAAACGGTACCATCATTGATTTTGCAGCCTTTAAAGGTAAAAAGATCATAGTGGTCAATACGGCTTCCAAATGCGGACTAACGCCGCAGTATGAAGGGCTTGAAAGTTTGTTTAAAAAGTACGGAGACCGGCTGGTTATCGTGGGCTTTCCCTCCAACGATTTCCTGTTCCAGGAGCCGGGGACTAATACAGATATCGCGGAGTTTTGCCAGCGTAATTATGGTGTGTCATTTCCGATGGCAGCCAAGGTAGAGGTGAAAGGGAAGAACCAGGCACCGGTTTACCAATGGCTGACGAACAGGAATCTAAATGGCGTTGAAAGCTCGGCCGTTACCTGGAATTTTCAAAAATACCTGTTGGATGAGGATGGTAAGCTGGTACAGCATTTTGCTCCCAAAACAGATCCGGAAGATCCGGAAATCATCAAATGGATCGAGTCGGAGGATTAG
- a CDS encoding Crp/Fnr family transcriptional regulator, which yields MEKFITIADEDFEEVMKYFEVKTVAKKQNLLEADQVCKYHYFVQKGLLRKFFINEKGIEQTTDFAIENWWITDNIAYEHKRHTSFFIQAVEKSEVLYISQDNQTQLLHVFPAMERYFRFIYQRAYAASEMRMKYLFSLSKEAFYLSMSQMYPEFVQRVPQYLLASYLGFTPEYLSEIRRKLIS from the coding sequence TTGGAAAAGTTTATTACAATCGCTGATGAGGATTTTGAGGAGGTAATGAAATACTTCGAAGTAAAAACGGTGGCCAAAAAACAGAATCTGCTGGAGGCGGACCAGGTTTGTAAGTATCATTATTTTGTACAAAAAGGTTTGCTTCGCAAGTTTTTTATTAACGAAAAAGGTATAGAGCAAACCACCGATTTTGCTATTGAAAACTGGTGGATCACTGATAATATTGCTTACGAACATAAGAGACATACCTCATTTTTTATCCAGGCTGTTGAAAAATCTGAAGTGTTATACATAAGCCAGGACAACCAGACTCAGCTGCTTCATGTATTTCCTGCCATGGAGCGCTATTTCCGTTTTATATACCAAAGAGCTTATGCCGCAAGTGAAATGAGGATGAAGTACTTGTTTTCCTTATCCAAAGAAGCATTTTATTTATCGATGAGCCAGATGTATCCCGAATTTGTTCAACGGGTTCCACAATACCTGCTGGCCTCTTACCTGGGCTTTACCCCGGAATATTTGAGTGAAATTCGCAGGAAGCTCATTTCCTAA
- a CDS encoding DUF4091 domain-containing protein, translated as MLKSNFLLLFISLYVQSLAQDISLALQKTPRLTEVQRMQKWDAMQEDVTVSFASSSTRFTKELPSGVVKKTAWELSGWKNEKLHVQILAATKIDLKGMTVAAGDLRNETGDVLKKEQLSLGFIQYVITDEFRDGCGHRKSVDFDSSMVADIINTELRSMDVSKHTTQPVWLTIQIPGKQPAGKYTGTISVTAGKTYKLQLILTIADRTLPAPKDWSFQLDYWQHPAAIARVHRVKLWSAAHFEQMRKYYTMLANAGQKVITASIVDEPWGHQTYDDYPGLIKWTKKKNGTWTYDYSLFDKYIDFVMSCGIRNRINCYSMVPWKIAFKYYDEASQKDTVFTGAIGNPEYNEFWRTMLVDFTAHLKKKGWFGITTIAMDERPMRAMQSVISLLKTVDPAWKISLAGEWHPEIEKDIYDYCIASKWAFPDAILKERKQAGKTSTWYTCCTEKYPNMFTFSPPDEGVWAGWYTAASGMDGFLRWAYNSWTRSPLTDSRFTAWPAGDTYQVYPGPLSSVRFEKLIEGVQDFEKINALRKSYQMKNETIKLKELEAALQTFTIEKLSQQSAQEMVEKYKHLLN; from the coding sequence ATGCTAAAATCAAATTTTTTATTGCTTTTCATCAGTCTTTACGTTCAAAGCCTGGCGCAGGATATCAGTCTTGCTTTGCAAAAAACGCCCAGGTTGACCGAAGTGCAGCGTATGCAAAAATGGGATGCGATGCAGGAAGATGTTACCGTGAGTTTTGCCTCTTCCTCTACAAGGTTCACAAAAGAACTTCCTTCCGGCGTTGTAAAAAAGACCGCATGGGAATTATCCGGATGGAAAAATGAAAAGCTGCATGTTCAAATACTGGCAGCTACCAAAATTGACCTCAAAGGAATGACAGTTGCGGCAGGTGATTTAAGAAACGAGACGGGCGATGTTCTGAAAAAGGAACAGTTGTCATTAGGCTTTATACAATATGTAATAACAGATGAATTCCGGGATGGTTGTGGTCATCGCAAATCAGTAGATTTTGATTCGTCAATGGTTGCCGATATTATTAATACAGAACTCCGTTCCATGGATGTTTCAAAGCATACCACACAGCCCGTTTGGCTTACCATACAAATACCCGGAAAACAGCCGGCAGGTAAATACACCGGAACGATCAGCGTTACAGCCGGTAAAACCTATAAGCTGCAGCTGATACTAACAATAGCCGACAGAACCTTACCGGCCCCGAAAGACTGGAGCTTTCAATTAGACTACTGGCAACATCCCGCTGCAATAGCAAGAGTACACCGTGTAAAGCTTTGGAGTGCTGCACATTTTGAACAGATGCGTAAATATTACACCATGCTGGCCAACGCGGGCCAAAAGGTAATAACGGCAAGCATTGTAGATGAACCCTGGGGACATCAAACCTATGACGATTATCCGGGTTTGATAAAATGGACGAAAAAGAAAAATGGAACATGGACCTACGACTATAGCTTATTTGATAAGTATATTGATTTTGTAATGAGTTGCGGGATCAGGAACAGGATCAATTGTTATAGCATGGTTCCCTGGAAAATTGCTTTTAAATATTATGATGAGGCTTCGCAAAAAGATACTGTCTTCACCGGGGCCATTGGCAACCCGGAGTACAATGAATTCTGGAGAACCATGTTAGTTGATTTTACGGCACACTTAAAAAAGAAGGGCTGGTTCGGTATTACTACTATTGCAATGGATGAACGCCCCATGAGGGCCATGCAATCTGTCATCAGCTTGCTCAAGACTGTCGACCCTGCCTGGAAGATATCCCTGGCAGGCGAGTGGCACCCTGAAATTGAGAAAGACATCTATGATTATTGTATTGCCTCCAAATGGGCTTTCCCGGATGCTATTTTAAAAGAACGTAAACAGGCAGGTAAAACCAGTACCTGGTATACCTGCTGTACAGAGAAATATCCCAATATGTTTACCTTTTCTCCACCTGACGAAGGCGTATGGGCCGGGTGGTACACCGCTGCTTCGGGGATGGATGGATTTCTTCGCTGGGCCTACAATAGCTGGACGCGTTCTCCCTTAACGGACAGCCGTTTTACCGCCTGGCCTGCCGGCGATACCTACCAGGTTTACCCCGGGCCCTTATCATCTGTTCGCTTTGAAAAGCTGATTGAGGGTGTACAGGATTTTGAAAAAATAAATGCCTTAAGAAAATCCTATCAAATGAAAAACGAAACAATAAAATTAAAGGAACTGGAAGCAGCGTTGCAAACTTTCACTATTGAAAAACTATCGCAACAATCGGCTCAGGAAATGGTAGAAAAATATAAGCATTTACTAAATTAA
- a CDS encoding ligand-binding sensor domain-containing protein — protein sequence MDQRIMRRFYYIFICFFLLKLIILSCYGQYYFKYYQVDDGLVHNAVITILQDRKGLIWMGTRGGGLNRFDGYTFKCFNNKNSKLGNIGNNIITTLVEDSKGMLWIGTGKGIFKYDPYQEVFTELDMASQNYISHLVIDDKDKLWFLSGYRLHQYDPVQNKVTDLKLQASCIALDPKMNLWAGSDDGTIGIFRQAEKTISYIRIVGQEVAPDLRSISKIYAMNDNELMIGCFKQGLKTYHIKTGQVKSLPLTPNNYASIYVRDIIRGSGQQYWVATESGIYIYDIDSGQTEHLRKRAGDSYSIADNAVYTFCKDNQDGMWVGTYFGGLNYYSKENSKFKKYYPLPGVNSISGDAVREIVPDAHGNLWIGTEDAGINKFNPVSGQFVNYTATGKPGDISYPNIHGLLALGNQLFIGPFFHGLEIMDIPTGKVIHRFAQVKDSSKATSDFVSSIYLTKDSTLLIGTAYHGSSLFAYDPKLKTFKSVPQIPFNVYTFDIKEDSRGNIWTGSVSQGAFFYNPKTGKQGNIRFGNKVKDKMVDEFAVYNIMEDSDHFIWFATNGGGLIRLSKDHQSFKRFTVKEGLLSNVVFSILEDDKKRLWVSSLKGLICLDKRTEQVRVYTRSNGLITDQFNYNSAYRDLDGTMYFGSVKGMISFNPAQLGQKYTSPPTYITGFRVNNKELVPNEPNSPLMRSIIYTDTITLTYDQNNFSIEFAALNYASPDVTRYKFRMQGLDNAWTYLNTNRDAYFTDLAPGNYTFVVQAESNTGNWVGREKEILIRILPPFWKTNMAYAFYALLLTALFYFSIRYYQNYLDRKNHNRLMLFEHEKEKEIYQAKIEFFTNIAHEIQTPLTLIMGPIKWVVKKVDDQPDIKKSLVLAERNALRLAELTSQLLDFRQTEADQFGLSFVKTDISALLTEQINNFKAEAIKNGIQLEVNLPPEPVVAFVDVEALVKIFTNLLSNALKYGSSHAKVTMHPVGETDDYFIIQFMNDGKGIPEEFRNRIFEPFFRMRGNEKPGTGIGLSLAKSLADLHNGSISLRSGATHLIIFELKLPLRQKIEFKLSSWKKK from the coding sequence TTGGATCAACGAATTATGCGCCGTTTCTATTACATTTTCATTTGCTTCTTCCTGTTAAAGCTTATCATTTTATCCTGTTACGGGCAGTATTATTTTAAGTATTACCAGGTGGATGACGGCCTGGTACATAACGCGGTAATTACCATTCTGCAGGATCGAAAAGGCCTGATCTGGATGGGCACACGCGGCGGCGGTTTGAACCGTTTTGACGGATATACTTTTAAATGCTTCAATAATAAGAACAGTAAGCTGGGTAATATCGGTAATAATATTATCACCACCCTTGTTGAAGACAGCAAGGGTATGCTATGGATAGGCACCGGTAAAGGCATTTTCAAATACGATCCCTACCAGGAGGTTTTTACTGAGCTGGATATGGCATCGCAAAACTATATCAGCCACCTGGTGATAGACGATAAAGATAAGCTCTGGTTTCTGTCGGGGTACCGGCTTCACCAATATGACCCGGTACAAAATAAAGTGACTGACTTGAAGCTCCAGGCGTCTTGCATTGCGCTCGACCCGAAAATGAATCTTTGGGCCGGCAGCGATGATGGTACTATCGGAATATTCCGGCAAGCTGAAAAAACAATCAGTTATATAAGAATAGTTGGACAAGAAGTGGCGCCGGATCTGCGTTCTATAAGTAAGATATATGCGATGAACGACAACGAGCTGATGATCGGGTGTTTTAAGCAGGGATTAAAAACTTACCATATTAAAACCGGCCAGGTAAAATCTTTACCACTTACCCCTAATAATTATGCCTCCATTTACGTAAGGGATATTATCAGAGGATCAGGACAACAATACTGGGTGGCCACTGAGTCGGGTATATACATCTATGATATAGACTCCGGCCAAACGGAGCACCTGCGTAAAAGAGCAGGTGACTCCTACTCTATTGCCGACAATGCGGTGTATACCTTTTGCAAGGACAACCAGGATGGCATGTGGGTGGGCACTTACTTTGGCGGCCTCAACTATTATTCCAAAGAAAATTCGAAGTTTAAGAAATACTACCCCCTGCCTGGTGTTAACTCTATTTCGGGTGATGCGGTCAGAGAGATCGTTCCGGACGCCCATGGCAATCTTTGGATAGGCACCGAAGATGCCGGTATCAATAAATTCAATCCAGTCAGCGGACAATTTGTTAATTATACCGCTACCGGTAAACCCGGAGATATTTCTTATCCCAACATTCATGGTTTGCTGGCCCTGGGCAATCAATTGTTTATAGGTCCGTTTTTTCACGGGCTGGAGATAATGGATATACCAACCGGTAAGGTTATACACAGGTTTGCACAGGTAAAAGACAGTAGTAAAGCTACCAGTGATTTTGTCTCCAGCATTTATCTCACCAAAGACAGCACTTTGCTGATTGGTACGGCATACCATGGTTCGAGCTTATTTGCTTATGACCCGAAGCTCAAAACTTTTAAAAGTGTGCCACAAATACCTTTTAATGTGTATACGTTCGATATAAAAGAAGACAGCCGGGGAAATATATGGACCGGTAGTGTATCGCAAGGTGCCTTCTTTTATAATCCTAAAACGGGGAAGCAAGGCAATATCCGTTTCGGCAATAAAGTAAAAGATAAAATGGTTGATGAGTTTGCGGTATATAATATTATGGAGGATAGCGACCACTTCATATGGTTTGCCACCAACGGAGGCGGTTTGATCAGGTTGAGTAAAGATCATCAATCCTTTAAAAGATTTACCGTAAAAGAAGGCCTGCTAAGCAATGTAGTGTTCAGCATACTGGAAGACGATAAAAAACGTTTATGGGTGAGCTCACTAAAAGGACTGATATGCCTGGACAAACGGACAGAGCAGGTACGCGTGTATACGCGCTCTAATGGACTGATCACTGATCAGTTTAATTATAATTCGGCATACCGGGACCTGGATGGTACTATGTATTTCGGATCCGTAAAAGGGATGATCTCTTTTAATCCGGCTCAGCTTGGTCAAAAATATACAAGTCCCCCTACTTATATTACCGGCTTTCGTGTTAATAATAAAGAACTGGTACCCAATGAGCCTAATAGCCCATTGATGCGTTCTATTATATATACAGACACGATTACACTTACATACGATCAAAACAATTTCAGCATCGAATTCGCTGCGCTCAACTATGCATCGCCCGATGTTACCCGTTATAAGTTTAGGATGCAGGGACTGGATAACGCATGGACCTACCTGAACACCAACCGGGACGCTTATTTTACCGACCTGGCACCGGGTAATTATACTTTCGTTGTTCAGGCCGAAAGCAATACCGGCAATTGGGTGGGCCGGGAAAAAGAAATATTGATCAGGATCCTCCCTCCTTTTTGGAAAACCAACATGGCCTATGCTTTCTACGCTTTACTGTTAACAGCCCTCTTCTATTTTTCTATTCGATACTACCAGAACTACCTGGATCGAAAAAATCATAACAGGCTGATGCTGTTTGAGCATGAAAAAGAGAAAGAAATTTACCAGGCCAAGATTGAATTCTTTACCAATATTGCACATGAAATACAAACACCGCTTACATTGATCATGGGACCTATTAAGTGGGTGGTTAAAAAAGTAGATGATCAGCCGGACATCAAAAAGAGCCTGGTTTTGGCTGAACGAAATGCCCTCCGGTTAGCTGAATTAACCAGTCAGCTGCTCGATTTCAGGCAAACGGAGGCCGACCAGTTTGGGTTAAGTTTTGTGAAAACCGATATTTCGGCTTTGTTAACGGAACAAATAAATAACTTTAAGGCCGAAGCAATAAAGAACGGGATTCAATTAGAGGTGAACCTTCCGCCGGAGCCTGTTGTTGCTTTTGTAGATGTCGAAGCCCTGGTTAAAATTTTCACCAACCTGCTATCCAATGCATTGAAGTATGGCAGTAGCCACGCTAAAGTGACGATGCATCCTGTTGGTGAAACGGATGATTATTTTATTATTCAATTTATGAATGACGGGAAAGGTATACCTGAAGAGTTCAGGAATCGCATTTTTGAACCCTTTTTCAGGATGCGTGGCAATGAAAAGCCCGGTACCGGTATTGGTTTGTCATTGGCTAAATCGCTGGCAGACCTGCATAATGGAAGTATTAGTTTGCGATCAGGAGCAACTCATTTAATTATTTTCGAACTGAAGTTGCCGCTGCGACAAAAAATAGAGTTTAAATTAAGCAGCTGGAAAAAGAAGTAA
- a CDS encoding carboxymuconolactone decarboxylase family protein, with protein sequence MQNRVQITSTEQPKAYKAMLGLEGYLAQSSLSKTLKDLIKIRASEINGCAYCIDMHTKEAMANGETLQRIFLISAWREATKFFSGEEQTILAITEEITLIHAHGLSDALYQQALQFFDESQIPEIIMAIVTINAWNRIAISTHLQIED encoded by the coding sequence ATGCAAAATCGTGTACAAATCACTAGTACAGAACAACCCAAAGCGTACAAGGCCATGTTGGGCCTGGAAGGATATCTCGCGCAGAGTTCTCTTTCTAAGACCTTGAAAGATCTGATCAAAATCAGGGCTTCTGAAATTAACGGATGCGCTTACTGCATCGACATGCATACCAAAGAAGCAATGGCCAACGGTGAAACCTTACAGCGTATTTTCTTAATCAGCGCCTGGAGGGAAGCCACTAAATTCTTTTCGGGGGAGGAGCAAACTATATTGGCGATAACCGAAGAAATTACGTTGATCCATGCACATGGTTTAAGTGATGCATTATACCAACAGGCGCTTCAGTTTTTTGATGAAAGCCAGATCCCGGAAATCATTATGGCGATTGTTACTATTAATGCCTGGAACAGAATAGCGATAAGTACCCATCTTCAAATCGAAGACTAA
- a CDS encoding NHL repeat-containing protein: MFVQKSISLLTTVALSITFAKAQSSLSTLWETRELAVPESVLYSEKEDQLFVSLIDGEGNKKDGKGGIAILGTDGSIKNKTWVEGLDAPKGLARYKNTLFVADLTALVRIDIPSGKVINKLEIDSAVFLNDVTVDAKGVVFVSDTRTNKIHRIKNGKQEVYMRDVKGANGLKWINKHLYVLAGTELLKTDQQKRITVLAKGLEKPGDGLEQLANGDFIATCWAGIIYHVKANGELHKLQDVQGKMNTADLGYNPKTGIIYIPTFNQNSVIAYKLSAQ, from the coding sequence ATGTTTGTCCAAAAATCAATTTCCTTATTGACCACAGTTGCTTTAAGCATCACTTTTGCAAAGGCGCAATCTTCTTTAAGTACGCTCTGGGAAACCAGGGAGCTGGCTGTTCCGGAGTCTGTACTGTACAGTGAAAAAGAGGATCAGCTTTTCGTAAGCCTTATAGATGGTGAAGGAAATAAGAAAGATGGTAAAGGCGGCATCGCGATACTGGGTACAGATGGAAGTATCAAAAATAAAACCTGGGTAGAAGGATTAGATGCGCCCAAAGGTCTTGCCCGTTATAAAAACACACTTTTTGTTGCCGACCTGACGGCATTGGTTCGTATCGATATTCCAAGCGGAAAAGTTATTAATAAACTGGAAATTGACAGCGCTGTTTTTTTAAATGATGTAACGGTAGATGCGAAGGGCGTTGTGTTTGTTTCAGATACACGGACCAATAAAATCCACCGCATTAAAAATGGAAAACAAGAAGTGTATATGCGGGATGTAAAGGGCGCCAACGGGTTAAAATGGATCAACAAACATCTATATGTACTGGCTGGCACCGAGTTGCTGAAAACAGATCAGCAGAAGCGTATTACCGTTCTGGCCAAAGGTTTGGAAAAGCCAGGGGACGGGCTGGAACAGCTTGCCAATGGAGATTTCATCGCCACCTGCTGGGCAGGCATCATTTACCATGTAAAAGCTAACGGCGAACTCCATAAACTACAGGATGTGCAGGGGAAGATGAACACAGCCGATCTGGGCTATAATCCTAAAACAGGTATAATATATATACCAACGTTTAATCAAAACAGTGTTATTGCTTATAAGCTGTCCGCTCAATAA